A region from the Geobacter benzoatilyticus genome encodes:
- the gptM gene encoding geopeptide radical SAM maturase — protein MILSRYVTSYPCPDSPDHLLLFACRTGAVVRVSAATLEAARAGTLSSAASDPLEKHGFLVASPEAEREEMLSWFDRINARRRRAGIVAVMTRRCNLACPYCFEGGQAPEGDMAEETADLLVAMIGRECFAQEWRVDLDFYGGEPLLRPDLIRRIAAPLKVAGGDLFHGHLVSNGTLFDRQVMTELAALGIESVKVTLDGPPPVHDRYRPYGGGAGSFYDILRGMGEVADLVKIQVGGNFTRETWREYPVLLDLLLAEGFTPERLGAVRFTPAVGGKGGKALPHFAEGCVTCEEPWLAEAELTLRDELVKRGFSVPKPGPFSCMIELESDLAVDADGTCYKCPAFMGHEGYAVGNLRDDLGGIAPAYGRDIWKKDECLDCAYLPLCFGGCRYMRLAEAGAVDVVSCQREHLDATVEAMVRRGVEKGNQTPS, from the coding sequence ATGATCCTCTCCCGCTACGTCACCTCCTACCCTTGCCCCGATTCACCCGACCATCTCCTCCTCTTTGCCTGCCGCACCGGCGCGGTGGTGCGGGTTTCTGCCGCCACTCTCGAAGCGGCGCGGGCCGGTACCCTTTCCTCTGCCGCTTCTGATCCCCTCGAAAAGCACGGCTTCCTCGTGGCGAGCCCTGAGGCGGAACGTGAAGAGATGCTCTCCTGGTTCGACCGGATCAACGCCCGGCGGCGCCGCGCGGGGATCGTGGCGGTCATGACCCGCCGCTGCAACCTGGCCTGCCCCTACTGCTTCGAGGGTGGGCAGGCGCCGGAAGGGGATATGGCCGAGGAGACCGCCGACCTTCTGGTGGCGATGATCGGGCGGGAATGCTTTGCTCAGGAGTGGCGGGTGGATCTGGATTTCTACGGCGGCGAGCCGCTCCTGCGGCCGGACCTGATCCGGCGCATCGCCGCGCCCCTGAAGGTGGCCGGGGGTGATCTGTTCCACGGCCATCTGGTCAGTAACGGCACCCTCTTTGACCGGCAGGTGATGACGGAACTGGCGGCCCTGGGCATCGAGTCGGTGAAGGTTACCCTGGATGGTCCGCCCCCGGTCCACGACCGCTACCGCCCCTACGGCGGCGGTGCCGGGAGTTTTTACGACATCCTGCGGGGGATGGGGGAGGTGGCGGATCTGGTTAAGATCCAGGTGGGGGGGAACTTCACCAGGGAGACCTGGCGGGAGTACCCCGTGCTCCTGGACCTGCTCCTGGCGGAGGGGTTCACCCCCGAGCGGCTCGGCGCGGTGCGGTTCACCCCGGCCGTGGGGGGAAAGGGTGGGAAGGCGCTTCCCCACTTCGCCGAGGGGTGCGTCACCTGCGAGGAGCCGTGGCTGGCCGAGGCGGAGCTGACCCTGCGGGATGAACTGGTGAAACGGGGCTTCAGTGTGCCGAAGCCCGGCCCCTTCTCCTGCATGATCGAGCTGGAAAGCGACCTGGCCGTGGATGCCGACGGCACCTGCTACAAGTGCCCCGCCTTCATGGGGCACGAAGGGTATGCCGTGGGGAACCTGCGCGACGATCTTGGCGGCATCGCCCCGGCCTACGGGCGCGACATCTGGAAGAAGGATGAGTGCCTCGACTGCGCCTACCTCCCCCTCTGCTTCGGCGGCTGCCGCTACATGAGGCTGGCGGAAGCGGGGGCCGTGGACGTGGTGTCGTGCCAGCGGGAGCACCTGGACGCCACGGTGGAGGCGATGGTGCGGCGGGGGGTGGAGAAGGGAAATCAGACGCCATCTTGA
- a CDS encoding DUF4160 domain-containing protein produces MPTIKHFRHCRLTIYPNEHGTPHFHLEFTDGDRCSVAIETLEILVGEVRPMRKMAEAMAWAQENRELLLEKWKEITQ; encoded by the coding sequence ATGCCGACCATCAAGCATTTCCGACACTGCCGACTGACCATCTACCCCAACGAGCACGGGACGCCCCATTTTCATTTGGAATTCACCGATGGCGACCGCTGCTCCGTCGCCATTGAAACGCTGGAAATACTCGTCGGCGAAGTGCGCCCGATGCGGAAGATGGCCGAGGCAATGGCGTGGGCCCAAGAGAATAGGGAACTGTTGCTGGAGAAATGGAAGGAGATTACACAATGA
- a CDS encoding DUF2442 domain-containing protein, which translates to MNKPPRIEEVTATPPATLTIRWSTGETLTADIGDWINRFALLAPLRDASVFSGARVGWYGHSVEWGEGVELGADELYSRCRAQAGEPSPAEFDAWMRANNLSLASAAEAIGMSRRMVANYRTGSKPIPRHVWLACIGWETIKGRRAA; encoded by the coding sequence ATGAACAAGCCGCCGCGGATCGAGGAAGTAACCGCCACGCCCCCGGCGACCCTGACCATCCGCTGGTCTACGGGTGAAACGCTGACCGCCGATATCGGCGACTGGATCAACCGTTTCGCCCTGTTGGCGCCGCTGCGGGATGCGTCGGTCTTTTCCGGGGCACGGGTGGGGTGGTACGGGCACAGCGTCGAGTGGGGAGAAGGGGTTGAGCTTGGCGCGGACGAGCTCTATTCCCGTTGCCGCGCCCAGGCGGGCGAGCCGTCGCCGGCCGAGTTCGATGCCTGGATGCGGGCCAACAACCTCTCCCTGGCGTCGGCGGCAGAGGCCATCGGCATGTCCCGGAGGATGGTGGCCAATTACCGGACCGGCAGCAAACCTATACCGCGGCACGTCTGGCTTGCCTGCATCGGGTGGGAGACCATCAAGGGGCGCCGGGCGGCGTAG